One part of the Anopheles coustani chromosome 2, idAnoCousDA_361_x.2, whole genome shotgun sequence genome encodes these proteins:
- the LOC131263109 gene encoding tRNA (guanine(37)-N1)-methyltransferase encodes MIGAKKATLFLTHRTPHLLIVRLRHYFKNMLCADLHPPAAVRGMIRLDREAFSKKVKTPHLIVPKDINLNNVCRVIKKFLLKMERYKPVVSEEYKITLHPLAVQRWEDLAELQLDKLGIDSKALVWQEIQLGYENWKYDEIFKAVLPEDKEALSSFSKIGHIVHLNLKDHLLAYRELIGAVLLDKIPGCRTVVNKSVSIDNTYRNFQMELLCGEPDYQVDVKENGCAFKFDFSKVYWNPRLSTEHEKVVNMLNKNDILFDLYAGVGPFTVPAARKGCTVLSNDLNPDSYKALVENCTLNRVSKNVKCYNKDAIYFIQQEMKHSLLETCANDSFKGQIHITMNLPAMAVEHLRYFPGLLKGEKFVNPQQKPLVHVYCFAKGVDDKKLIAQKLVEQWLGTDVDDKLKEIAFVRNVAPNKDMMRVSFHLTEDLLYGRSDTVRKRHLDTEDKPAEEIKRPSNKMKDQRKQLAKKAKDVFTVSQAKKTNLKKTKEVSAKLKKINVQDKREKVDQKFQNLHAQIVSKKTPKPAPKPLPSKNKIKPDTDKMETDLNKLQV; translated from the exons ATGATCGGAGCGAAGAAAGCTACACTGTTTTTAACGCACCGAACACCTCATTTGCTCATCGTACGTCTGCGACACTACTTCAAGAACATGCTCTGTGCGGATCTTCATCCACCGGCGGCCGTTCGTGGCATGATTCGCTTGGACCGAGAGGCGTTCAGCAAAAAAGTCAAAACACCACATCTAATCGTTCCTAAAGACATTAATCTGAATAATGTTTGTCGAGTGATAAAGAAGTTTCTGCTCAAAATGGAACGATACAAACCGGTGGTATCCGAAGAGTATAAAATTACTCTACATCCGCTAGCCGTTCAGCGATGGGAAGATTTGGCCGAGCTTCAACTGGACAAGCTCGGTATCGATAGCAAAGCTCTAGTTTGGCAGGAAATTCAGCTAGGATATGAAAACTGGAAGTATGATGAAATCTTCAAAGCTGTATTACCGGAAGACAAGGAAGCCTTGTCGTCATTCAGTAAAATTGGACACATTGTCCACTTAAATTTGAAGGACCATCTACTTGCGTATCGAGAACTTATCGGTGCAGTCCTGCTGGATAAAATACCGGGCTGCCGAACCGTGGTCAACAAATCCGTCTCAATCGACAACACGTATCgtaattttcaaatggaacTACTTTGTGGCGAACCGGACTATCAAGTGGATGTTAAAGAAAATGGGTGTGCCTTCAAATTTGATTTCTCTAAGGTATACTGGAACCCACGGCTTTCTACAGAGCATGAAAAGGTGGTGAACATGCTCAACAAAAACGATATTCTATTCGACCTGTATGCCGGTGTTGGTCCATTCACCGTGCCTGCTGCAAGAAAAGGCTGTACGGTGTTATCAAATGACCTAAATCCCGATTCTTACAAAGCGTTGGTTGAAAATTGTACCCTCAATAGGGTGTCGAAAAATGTCAAATGTTACAACAAAGATGCGATTTACTTTATACAACAAGAGATGAAACACTCTTTACTGGAAACTTGTGCCAATGATAGTTTTAAAGGTCAGATACATATAACCATGAATTTACCTGCGATGGCTGTGGAGCACTTGCGATACTTTCCTGGACTTCTGAAAGGAGAGAAATTCGTCAATCCGCAGCAAAAACCGCTCGTCCACGTGTACTGCTTCGCCAAAGGCGTTGACGATAAAAAGCTGATTGCGCAGAAACTCGTAGAACAATGGCTCGGCACGGATGTGGATGATAAGCTCAAAGAGATCGCATTTGTACGCAATGTTGCTCCGAACAAGGACATGATGCGCGTCAGTTTCCATCTCACCGAAGATTTACTCTATGGCCGTTCGGATACAGTTAGAAAACGTCATTTAGACACCGAGGATAAACCTGCAGAAGAAATCAAAAGACCAT CAAATAAGATGAAGGACCAGCGTAAGCAGTTGGCAAAGAAAGCGAAAGATGTGTTTACGGTATCACAAGCGAAGAAgacaaatttaaagaaaacgaAGGAAGTCTCTGCTAAACTGAAAAAG ATAAATGTGCAGGACAAGCGCGAGAAGGTGGATCAAAAGTTCCAAAACCTACATGCCCAAATAGTTTCGAAAAAGACACCAAAGCCTGCTCCGAAACCGCTGccttcaaaaaataaaatcaaaccagaCACGGATAAAATGGAGACGGACTTGAATAAATTGCAAGTTTAA